The genomic interval TTAGACACCCTATTAATCTGCAAGTTTCCACATTAGGACATTAGAATCTGGTCTTTGGTAGGTCTTTAAAATCTCAGATCGAATCTTTCTAAGTCTATATATATGagtaattccagcattatggatgtgacatttgcagtaaaaactcaaaacatgaattcacagagaaagtatgttaacattatattgaaacatctgtttatattttccaaaacaactagccacagagtGAAAGGATCAGAAAAAGATCAATCTGTGAACATTTTTTAGACTTTAAATGAGGAAACTAATTAGGAAACGTAGGAATGACGTCTGCaaatttacagtatacaacatactttgtagaaattctgtgaattaaactgcaaaacccaaaaaataatgataatcaaaagggCAAGAGTCGGCTCTCTGCAGAACAAAAATTAtggattttattatatttgacatttttagcatttatgaggaaaaagctccgttatggatgtgacagatgtgaaattaccacttgtgtgactttagtaaattaaacataatagtttgaaaacactgaccgagatattttaaagtatttttaaagtactgtaaaatgctTACGCAAAACAAATGTAGAAATAGTTTCGCTATTttgctgaaattttttttttttaatggcacagctcatacatacatacatacatacatacatacatacatacatatatatatatatatatatacatacatacatacatacatacatatatatatatacatacatacatacatacatacatacatacatacatacatacatacatacatatatatatatatatatatatatatatatatatatatatatatatatatatatatatatatatatatatatatatatatatatatatatatatatatatatacatacatcggTTCAGGCATTTgattattagtgtgtgtgtgtgtgtgtatatatatatatatatatatatatatatatatatatatatatatatatatatatatatatatatatatatatatatatatatatatatacacgctaGTAGTCAAATGCCTGAACCGATGACACTTACTTTTTGCATGGGCTCAATCAGGTCCATGTCGTACACCATGAAGCCATCAACTCCTGCTTTGATTTCCAGTAACTTGAGTCTAAAGGAACACAAGATTCATTATTTGCATGGAGAAATAAAAATGGCCTTTTTCATAATTCTTAACCTCAAAAGCTGCAAGTGCCAGACAAACTTTTGTGGTTAAGaagtacatttattattattattttattatttaattagccCTCTGAACATCTGAGCATCAGAAGACCACTATAGAAAAACCCTGCaagttttgctaataaataaaaaaattcttcttgactgaagaaagaaaggatagaaggaataaataaataaagtaagaaagaaagaaaacaaatgaagaaataaaggaagaaagaaaggatggaaggaaggaagaaagaccaaataaaggaagaaagaatggaagaaagaaaggatggaagaaaagaaagaaagaaaatgaaggaatgaaagaTGGAGGGAAGAAAGACAGCAGGAAGAAAGGAtggaagaaggaaggaaggataaaTAGAAACCAagggaatgaatgaaggaaaagggataaaagaaagaaatgaagaaaaagaaaGTAAGGATGCAAGGTAGAaaggaataaagaaagaaagaaagaaagaaagaaagaaagaaagaaagaaagaaaaagaaagaaagaaaaaagaaagaagaaagaagaaagaaagaaagaaagaaagaaagaaagaaagaaagaaagaaagaaagaaacgaaCAGAAAGAGTCCTTCCAGATATCCAGATTGCATATAAATGCAATCATATGAATTCTATTGAATCTGTTCTTTCATTATTAGAGGCCACGTCTCCCTCCGGCTGTTATTAATTCGCTGTTTGCATCTTGCCTGGTAACAGTGTTGAGAACAGTCTTGTAGTGGTCACTCTCTTTTTCTCTAGGCAACAGCAATGCCGCCATGCCACCTGTTGCTAGGGCCCCCCTGCGGTGACACGTCTGCACTAGCAGATCCATGTAGCTGTGCAGAAAACGCTTCTCCATGTCCACATACTTACTGCGGTCCGGCAGGAGGAAATCAGCCCGATCACCTGAACAACAAACCATCAGTGCcatcagtgttgggtgtaattagttataAATTatctagttactgtaattaaattacttttgcatTGAAAAAGTCAAGtaagaaattacttttaaaattttaggccatttaattaattacttaaaatgtattggtcttaaatactgtaaattaattCAGTAGTTCTgtttaaatcaattcagagaagtgtgtgtctaatatatatatatatctaaataaagGAGGTTAGCTTTGTTGGTAATTGGAGATGCTTCAGAAACAATGAAATGAGTAAGAAATATgtctatatatagtatatatgaaacatgattttttttgtttgtatatatagttttaacattttcaacaagtgtttttttatttatttttttttttttaataaaactaggAGGTCCACATTGACCCATACTCAAAGCATTGAAGGCCCTGTCCACATGaacatgggtattttcaaaaccgaaactttctgaaaactcctgGCAAGATGAAGATTTTCCGAAACTCTGGATACAATATTATGGAAGGCCTTTGGGGACAAAACGTATGGAACTAATGCATTTAcaccatgggtctcaaactcaattcctggagggccacagctctgcacagttttgctccaaccctatcaaacagctgatccaaataatcaaggtgttcaaaagagtctttAACAcattgattagttgcatcagctgtgtttgattagggttggagcaaaactgtgcagagctgtggccctccagcacttgagtttgagacccatggttTACACGTTGTTACACATTAACATTTAAATTGCCAATGTGTTAACATAATTTACACGTTAATGTGTAATTTACGTGTTAACTTGTAACAATTTGTAAACAACAGACGTTATTTAGTTACAGACGTTTTGTCCCCAATGGCTTTCCATACAATATGGTCATGTGGACACCACAGTAGGAGTTTTCACCTCATGATGTCAGAGTGtgcgttgttttttttctttctgattggccaacacgaCTGCATCCAGACTAAACGCAAGAAGATGTGAATGAGGGAAATTTTGCACGTTTACGGCAAACGAATTGCATGTTCACAACGTGGGACATTTATCCAAATCTGTTCTCACGTTTACATTGACTTGTTTGCAATTTACTCCCAAAATATACTTAATTCCCCATTTGGAGTGACCTCAGCGTAAAAATGTCATTATCTCCACCTGTTGTTTCAGCGTGCTCTTAACATGCATGTAAAAGGTGGGGAAAACAGACAAACCCATTTTAAAAcgtaatttattacaattttaattatgtaattgaTAATTTTTATAGTGACTAACCAAACACTGCCTTTCCAGCATAAATGGGCCTAAAACTAATCAATCTAGCCAAACCGTATTTTAAAAAAACTGACCGAATTTGTTAACGAAAGAGGCAGAGTAATCCCAGATCCCACAGTTTAGACCAGCCGAGTGCTCCTTGAGCTCGTACAAAATCTCCTCCATCTCGAAGGACGCCAGCACACACTCGATCAGCACGGTGGCCTTTATACAACCCGCCGGAAGACCAAGCTATAAAATCACAGAATTCACATCATAAATCTGTTTAAAGCACATTTAATCTCAGTCAACGCTCATCACCTTCGTCTCAGTCCAGAAAAAAACCTGACTCCACAGTCTGGCCTCCATGTAGCTCTCAACCTGCAAAACACAATAAcacattcttctaaatatataTGTCAAATATGTGACCTGCAAAATCATATTTTTGGGGGCATTTATATGCattatttaaaagctgaataaataaatttgtcaTTGATATACACTTTATTAAGATAGGACAATGTCTGGCCGAGATACAATATTtggaaatctggaatctgagagttaaaaataaaaaaaatgatgtctaaATTAAGTTCCTAGTGCACATTACTAAtccaaaattgagttttgatcaatttacagtaggaaatgtatTAAATATCTTTACTTGTATCTTTAAATATCTTTAATGATCTTTACTTCATATTCTTATGATTTTaggtgtaacagaggccagttagtgaagtgctgtgcaggtaaatctcacacacgacagatgctagaggccatggtctttagtctACTTGTTAgaacaaccgactcccatgcagagAGTCACCAGCTCGGAACGGGTTGTGTGGAGTAGGACTGGTGggattacattggtgccatgatccggatgggagtgaggtttaggagggGGGTGGGTGTAaaagctggtttatacttctatgGTTTATACACTTCTTCGAGTGATGGCGCAAGCCTTGTGCATAgctatgcatttatacttctgtgtgctgtttgtgctgctctgcaataacacttctgaagcactagctggcagtaggtttttatgttcctgtgtcgagtttctttgtaggtgttttgttttttctgaacgctaccttaaaactcattcagaggcaggaactggtGGATGTGCAACGACTGTAATCAtatggtaaacacaaaacaaagtttccatctggagctccttcatgggattcaacacttgtaaacactcgctccatcgggctcacaGCTCTCAGCACCCCCCACATTCGTCACtgttaccaagccgaccaatcacagagcttgcgatacgCATGGTTTCGACGTTtagttttttgagaggtgcgtgtcagcgtcggcatcagccacggcgaggggtaTGCgacccatacctgtcaacattgggatgtgaaaataagggatatggcgtccataataagggatacccccccccccccccccatatgtTCTTCTGGAGccatttcattgtaaataaacgaataatttataaaataataataatatcattataaagaAATGGAATCAGGTTATCGATTCTCATTAGTCGTTTCTTTACtatattacttacacataatTAAAAGAGCAACGActgaatctctcatttatttggaattttcattcaatcacattaaataacagaggtgtcactttaaaaatgcacacatctaacgttataatgaagcATTCCATTGCttttctaactttttatgctcatttaggccAAAATtgattgtgtttgaaaaaacacCCCACCAAaatcgacatgtttagatgttattattattattattattatgatgtgtatatgtctgttcaaacacgcacccaaaacacAGACTTTCACTCCGCCTCAAATCGCTTGTACAGAATCTATTTggaaaacagcatctatttatcactatggagcgcgtcagctaaCAGCCACGCAACAcgatatgactgttttgaggattgcataagaGGGGcgatggcacctgtaatgaaaaggaaagagaatcccactgtttttatatttatttcaaagtgattTCATGCCTGaagtgaaagcacagaacagactcgcatttaagaGCGAGGGGCGGCCCCTGTtggttcggtggtatgggttgtgtataggaaggattggctctttaatgtttattgccacccttcagagaaagactgaaaatatgggagaaatatgggaaaatacctttacaggatgataacaggatagaactgtaaattGCAAGAGAAGACCACGGCATGGTCTTTAGactttgttagagcaaccaactctcaTGTGGAGAGTTGCCGAATCGATCCCAGCTCAAAGTGGGCTGGAAAATTTGGTTATTGCCGAAATTATACATGCATATCGTAtaaaactggttttgtggtccagggtcacacacGTTGAAATTCAGAGCTAGTAAAAAAAGGTAAAATGATCTGACCTTGGACAAGTAGAAAAAAGGGCCACTCTGGTTCTGAAGGAGCAGTTTTGCGTTATGAAACATCAGCAGACCAAAGTCAAACAGTGGACCTGGTACCTCTCGACCGTTCACCTACACAGAAACAGATGCTCAGAGACTTTTCATCACCTGGAAAGATATTTCTGAAGAGATTTCTCAGTTATCTTTCATTGTTATCTGAATTAGACATTTCAATTTTTAATCTAGGCAACAACATGTAAAGTAAGATGGCAAATGGCAGATTTTCCCAAGAAGTTATGAACATTCAGAtttcttattcttttttaaaataacttttttcttgGTTATGCAATTGGTTCTATGATTTTGCCACCCTTTTTGAATGTTGATTGTAAATGTTCCCTAAACATTGTGGTACAAAACTGAATTtgaatgtgatatatatatatatatatatatatatatatatatatatatatatatatatatatatatatatatatgattactatttaaaactcatttctaataacaatataaaagcttaactaggttatttaagTTAACTGGGAAAGTTATATTAATTAAGTCATTAGacaacaatagtttgttctgtacccaatcaaaaaataataattccttaagGGGCTAATCATATTGacttaaagaattaaaaataataattttactgatTTCAGTCAAGTTAGaataaatatgactttctccagaagaaaaatataataaaaaatactgtgaaaatatccttcaTTACCATCATGTTGTGCTCAACCATGTTCCAGGCTCGAGGACGGAGCATCAGCACCGGAGCCTGAGATATGGGTGGTGCATCTGTTTCAAGAGAAATATGGCAGATTGTGCAgttttatagaaaaaaattatttgagaaATACTTTCTGagttttttaaaagtcattgCACATTCTCActatagtttttaaaagcagatggtgctGTATGCTTAACTAGAGCACCTGCTGGTAAAAACTAACTTATTagcggcatctgctgttaaaaactagtttagagcaccatctgctgataaaaactaaCCAAGAGCACCTTcaggtgttaaaaactagcatagagcaccatctggtgttttaaaaactaacctagagcgccaccATCTGttattaaaaactagcttagagcacaatctgttgttaaaaactagcctagagcgccgtctgctgttaaaaactagccaagagcaccatctgctgtaaaaaaaaaaaaaaacttgccttgAGCACCATCTCCTGtataaaaaactagcctagaacggcgtctgctgttaaaaactagcctagagtgccatctgctgtaaaaaaatttttttgcctacagcgccatctgctgataaaaactagattaaaaagaCCGTCTGCTaataaaaactaacctagagcgccatctgctgtttaaaaactagattaaaaagaCCATCTGctaataaaaactagcctagagcgccatctgctgttaaaaacaagtctagagccccgtctgctgttgaaaactagttGAGAAAGctatcatctgctgttaaaaactagcctagagcaccgtctgttgttaaaactagcctagagcactgtctgtttaaaaaactagcctagagcactgtctgttgttaagcctagagcaccgtctgatgttaaaaactagcctagagcgctgtctgttgttaaaaacaagcctagagcacggtctgttgttaaaaactagcctagagcactgtctgttgttaaaaactagcctacagcgtcgtctgtggttaaaaactagccGAGAGTGCCGTCTGTGGTTAAAATCTAGCCTGTTAGCCTGGAGCaccatctgatgttaaaaactagcctaggccGCAATCTggtgttaaaaattagcctagagcgctatctattgttaaaaaaaattgcatggaGCTCTATCTGCTGTTAGAAATAAGCCTAGAGCGTCGTTGCTGTTACAAATTAGCCTAGAGGAAtcttaaaaactaagctcagtaTTGATTCAAGAGGGAATAGTGATgcagaatagattttttttttaatcacagctctAAATTTTAACGAAACAAGTAACACGAGATAATAGGACTCACCCTGAAACTGGTTATGCACCGCCTGGTACACATTATAAATGCCCTTTATTTGATTGCGATAAGTTGGGCAGTTGCCATCATCGAAGTCCACCTAGAtcagaaaacaatattttttttccattttaaatttAGTGATGCCAATTTGGTTATAAATGCAAATACATAATTTCTGTAATCAGTGCATTATAGCATGCAACATAAATTAAATGGATAGTAACTATCACCACCTCAACAGCACAAGAGAGTCCTACCTGTAAGCCTTGCGCAGTAGATTTGAGCCCCATTACAAGGCGTTGTGTGTCACAGGGTGAAAGGTCACCAATATCCACATGCCTGCAGTGTAATCTGTGAGGAACGGGGCTCACTCTCCAGCTGGGGTCATTTCGGATGTGGGCCGTGTCCTGCAGAAATCCTGGCAGCTCTCCAGTCAGATCCAACTGCACTTTCCGGAGCACTCGCAAATTCAATACCTTGCAAAACAGAGGAGATTTTATTGATTAACACTCATCTAGatataaaacacacactgtaATGAGAGACTCTCTTTTAAAAGGCTACAAAACCACCTACATGCTATATTGTTATTGACCTAATAAACAGAATTACAGAAGGTTTATCCAGAGACAGCACACTATATACAAGTGTCTACTTTCATTTTTCAAGTATGTTTAGTGAAAATCAGCTgtaaaaatatgggtgaaataatgttcaatataacaaatgtacagttgaagtcagaattattagccccctgaattatcagccccactgtttatttattcccccaatttctgtttaacg from Danio aesculapii chromosome 14, fDanAes4.1, whole genome shotgun sequence carries:
- the ugl gene encoding malate synthase-like isoform X1, which translates into the protein MLFHTVHQGVELETPPSGLEREFQTLFTSDALRFLSELISAFQSEVDKVLNLRVLRKVQLDLTGELPGFLQDTAHIRNDPSWRVSPVPHRLHCRHVDIGDLSPCDTQRLVMGLKSTAQGLQVDFDDGNCPTYRNQIKGIYNVYQAVHNQFQDAPPISQAPVLMLRPRAWNMVEHNMMVNGREVPGPLFDFGLLMFHNAKLLLQNQSGPFFYLSKVESYMEARLWSQVFFWTETKLGLPAGCIKATVLIECVLASFEMEEILYELKEHSAGLNCGIWDYSASFVNKFGDRADFLLPDRSKYVDMEKRFLHSYMDLLVQTCHRRGALATGGMAALLLPREKESDHYKTVLNTVTRLKLLEIKAGVDGFMVYDMDLIEPMQKLFQLHTDGQNQLMQLREDITVTPDDLLIMPAGGVTLYGLRYNISVGVLFIEAWLSGRGHFFYLGKVEDSATAEISRSQVWQWIRHQVHLEDDGTVVTRALVSRLAEDLMGELKTATRCQTNRDKQRLMTAVSMFLEIVQKNNFPEFLTTYLNLDHTFLSSQSGHEDGQTDAAPKARL
- the ugl gene encoding malate synthase-like isoform X2, whose amino-acid sequence is MMVHQGVELETPPSGLEREFQTLFTSDALRFLSELISAFQSEVDKVLNLRVLRKVQLDLTGELPGFLQDTAHIRNDPSWRVSPVPHRLHCRHVDIGDLSPCDTQRLVMGLKSTAQGLQVDFDDGNCPTYRNQIKGIYNVYQAVHNQFQDAPPISQAPVLMLRPRAWNMVEHNMMVNGREVPGPLFDFGLLMFHNAKLLLQNQSGPFFYLSKVESYMEARLWSQVFFWTETKLGLPAGCIKATVLIECVLASFEMEEILYELKEHSAGLNCGIWDYSASFVNKFGDRADFLLPDRSKYVDMEKRFLHSYMDLLVQTCHRRGALATGGMAALLLPREKESDHYKTVLNTVTRLKLLEIKAGVDGFMVYDMDLIEPMQKLFQLHTDGQNQLMQLREDITVTPDDLLIMPAGGVTLYGLRYNISVGVLFIEAWLSGRGHFFYLGKVEDSATAEISRSQVWQWIRHQVHLEDDGTVVTRALVSRLAEDLMGELKTATRCQTNRDKQRLMTAVSMFLEIVQKNNFPEFLTTYLNLDHTFLSSQSGHEDGQTDAAPKARL